The Sabethes cyaneus chromosome 1, idSabCyanKW18_F2, whole genome shotgun sequence DNA segment GAAGCTCCGTGAACAGCAGACAAAAGCGTTAGAAGCGAGACAAGCGTTAGAAAGGAAACAGCTGGAAGAGCGGTTGGCGTTAGAAAAGGAAATGTTGGAAATGAGCGATTCCGATCTAGAGACTATTGGAAGTGTCGAGAAGATGGATGGAGAAGATGGCTTGAACGAACAGACCAAATGGGCCGGGAATTACAAGAACCTTTGGATGAAACGCCCCTACCGGTGTACGACAAAGTTACACAAGAACCGGTAATGGTGTCGAATCATCAGAAAGTTTCTAGCAGACAATATCCAGAAGTGCCATGCCAGCCGCAGCGTCCTTTCCAGGATCAACATTCTTTCCCACCGGCGGTTACGCAACCAGTTTAAAGAAGTTGCGTTCCGAGTGACGTGTACCTCGATCATGACTTGTACGGTAGTGGATTGCCAGTGCCTGTTTCTCGTTATCAACCATCGTTCGGTAACTCAGCAGGAGTGACCTTTAATTTACCACCTCTCCCACTCTACACCACAGTGTCACAACCGACAGTGATAGCACCAGCGCATCCGCAGGGGAATCTTCGGTATCCGACTACGTCGAGTTCCTATGATTCATCTCCTTTCAGTCACGGTATCCCACAACCTGGAAGGATAACATCTACGCCCCGCACGAATGTGAGTACCTCTCAACGACCAATAGGCAACGGTTCTGTAGTTCCACCACTGAACAGTGGACATTTGGCAGCCAGGCAGACTGTAAAAGACCTGCCCAAGTTTGGCGGAGATCCAGAAGATTGGCCACGGTTCATCGCAGCATATGAAAGAACAACCAGAATGTGTGCTTTCTGAAATGATGAGCTGCTCGATCGTTTAGAGAGAAGCCTGTATGATAAAGCTCTCAATAGTGTTACAAGCCTGCTTCTGCACCCTGACAACGTTCCAGTAATAATGAACCGGTTGAAAACTCTCTTCGGGAACCCGGAGTTTATTGTTGAAACGATGGTGAATAAGGTTGAATTGATGCCACCACCGAAAGCCGAGAAACTGGAAACCATTGTAGATTTCGGCGTTGCAGTGCAGAATTTGTGTACTACAATTCAAGTATGCCAAATGGACGAACGTTTTTACAACGTGGCGTTGCTCCAGGAACTTTTTGACAGTTTACCGCCGGCATTAAAAATGAAATGGGCATTCTATCGAAAGGAAATCAGAGCAGCCACTTTACGGGAGTTCAATGCGTGGCTTGGGAACATGGTTGATGCCATAAGTCAGGTGAGCAGACCACAAGCTTACACGAAGCCTTTGAAGATGGAGAAGAAAGGTCGGAAAGAAGATGCCTTTGTACATCTGCATTCCGAACAACCGCCTGAGTTGATCAATCGCAGAGCATGTTTAGCGTGTGCAGGAGAATGCAGTAGTCTTGACAAATGTAACAGTTTCTTAAGGATGGTACCGAATGCATGGTGGGCATTAGTGAATGAAAAGAAGATCTGTCGAAAATGCTTGACTAAACACTTTAGAACATGCGAGATAAAAGTTCCTTGTAACCAGAACGGTTGTAGTTTTCTGCACCATCGTTTACTCCACGATGATAGCAAGTACCAGGGTCGTTCATCGCCGAGTGAATTATTGGAAAATTCTTCATGTAATGCACATCACTGCCCGCCCGATGGAGTGCTTTTAAAATATGTCCGTGTTACACTACACGGGAAGAACCGATCGATCGACACGTACGCCTTCCTCGATGCTGGATCAACCTCCACGTTAATGGAGCATAGCTTATGGGAGGAGTTGAATCTGGGTGGCGAGAGAAATCCGCTATGCATCACATGGACTGGCGGTCAGGGGAGATACGAAGGAAATTCAGTGAAATGTTCCCTCGACATATCAGGTGCCCAAAATCCAACCAAGCGTTTCTACCTTTCCAAAGTGCATACTGTACGGAAACTGGATCTTCCTTCGCAATCGATGTCTGCTACGGAGCTCACAAGATACTTCCAATATTTATCCGGTCTTCCTCTCGAATCGTACTCTAAAGTGAAACCACGCATCCTGATAGGTGTGGATAATTCCAGATTAGACTATCCATTGGACTCCAGAGAAGGGAGCTATAGTCAACCTACTGCTGTACTGACACGATTGGGTTGGATAATCTACGGGCCATGTTCAGTTGCAAAACGATCGACGACTGTGAATGAGAATGCGTATAGCTATCACATCTGTGAGTGTGATGCCCTTCAGTCGGCTGTCAAGAATTATTTCGCTCTGGACAGTCTTGGAATTCAACTCAATGGGAAGACATTGATGTCGAACGAGGATGAACGTGCGATTAGCCTGCTGCAGTCCAATACCGTGTTGAAGGACAAGAAATACGAAACATGTCTTCTATGGCGATACGACAATGTTAGGTTGCCGGAGAGTAAGGCAAAGGCTCGGAAACGTCATAACTGTCTCGACAAGCGCATGGAACGTGAGCCAGAGTTAGCTAGAGTATTTCAGGAGAAAATCTTTGACTATAAAGCTAAAGGATATATCCGTGAACTTCTAGCGCATGAGGAGGAAATGCAAAGAGAACGTTCGTGGTATCTGCCAATTTTTCCCGTGTTCAATCCCAACAAACCCGGAAAGCTTCGGATTGTGTGGGATGCCGCAACAAAGGTAGGCGCAGTTTCGCTGAATACCTTTCTATTGAAAGGCCCGGATCTAGTTACACCTCTTCCGCAAGTACTTCATAGGTTTCGAGAACACCGAGTGGCGGTCTCCGGTGATGTGCGCGAAATGTTTCATCAGGTCTTGATGAATCGTGACGATCAGCATTGTCTAAGGTTTTTCTGCAACGAAGGTTTCCCCGGTAAGGCTCCTACTGTATATGTTATGCAGCTGATGACGTTTGGTGCAAGCTGTTCGCCAAGCAGTGCACAATACGTTAAGAATCTAAATGCGGAACGTTTCAGAACCCAGTTTCCGGAAGCAGTGGATGCGATCTGTAAAGGAACATATGTGGATGACATGTTATACAGTGTCGAAACGGAAGAAGAGGCAGTTAGACTTGCTCAGAACGTACGCTTCATCTATTCTGAAGGAGGATTCGAAATCCGTGGATGGTTGTCGAACTCTAAGAAGGTGGTGGAGTCCATGGGCGAACACGGAATTGCCGCGAAAAGTCTTGACCAAAATGCGGAATTGGCGACCGAAAAGGTCTTGGGAATGTGGTGGGACACAATCAGTGACACCTTTACTTTCAGAACTCCACAACGGTGCAGGCCTGAATTATTGTCTGGACAGCAGGTTCCTACGAAGCGGGAGGTATTGCGGATTCTCATGTCAGTTTATGACCCGCTAGGACTCCTCGCTAATGTACTGATGTACCTAAAAGTTCTACTTCAAGAGATCTGGCGAATGAAAATAGGCTGGGATGAGCCAATATTCGATGAACTATTTGCCAAATGGAAAGCGTGGATTAATGTATTGAATATGGTTGAGTCAGTAGCTGTCCCTCGATGCTATCGTACGACGACTTCCTCCTCCCTGAAAACCAACGAAGTTCAGCTCCATATTTTCGTTGATGCGAGTGAGGATGGGTATGCAGCGGTCGCATACTTTCGATATGAAGAAGGAGGCGTTATTGAGTGTGCATTCGTAACGGCCAAAACCCGTGTTGCTCCCCTGAAATACGTTTCGGTTCCACGACTAGAGCTTCAAGCGGCAGTGATTGGCACTCGTTTGGCAAGTTACATTGAAGAATCGCATCGAGTTTCAGTGCGAAAACGGTTTTTCTGGACTGACTTGGGATGTACTGTGCTGGCTACGGTCAGATCATAGAAGGTACAGCAAATTTGTCGGGCCAGAGGTTGGCGAAATCCTGGAGAAGACCGAGTTAACGGAGTGGTTTTGGGTACCAACCAAGTTGAATGTAGCTGATGAAGGAACGAAGTGGCAGAAGACTCCTGATCTCTCGCCATTCAGTCGGTGGTTTAGAGGACCTGATTTCTTGCAGCAGCAGCGAAGTGCATGGCCAGCCCAGCCATTGGATCATGGTTCAACCACTAACGAGATGAAGCTATCAATAAACGTACACGTTGCCCGTGATACTCTCATCGATTTTTCTAAATTCTCTAAGTGGCGGAAGCTCATTCGGACCATTGCCTTGGTGCTGCGGTTTCCGAGAAATATTAGAGCTAAACATCAGCACAGCCAACCTACCATCGGTATCCTCCAGCAGATGGAGCTTTTCGAAGCAGAGAACTTTATTTATCGACAAGCGCAGTTGGAGGAATTCAGCGAAGAAATGTCGTTACTGCTTTCTGGAGCATCAATTCCAAAAGATAGCTCGATTTACAAACTGTCGCCCTTCCTGGATGAGAACGGTGTACTGCGTATGAGTGGAAGGACAATTGGTTGCGAATTCATTGAACCAACTAATGCTCATACGATCCTGTGCCAAGGAAGCATCCGGTTACTACTTGCGTCGTTCAATCGGTTCACGAACAGTACCATCATCTCAACCACGAAACCACCGTAGTTAACGAGTTACGACAAAAGTATCGCATCCCGAGGCTTCGTAGTGTTTGCTACAAAATCCGACAAGACTGTCAGGCTTGCAAGAATGCTAGAGCTAGTCCGCAACCGCCCCTAATGGCAGATCTTCCGCCAGCAATGCTCGCTGGATACACCAGACCCTTTGCCTATGTCGGGATCGACTACTTCGGCCCGATTCAAGTAGTTGTTGGTAGACGCACAGAGAAGAGATGGGGAGTACTCTTTACCTGCTTGGTGGTGCGCGCCATTCACATCGAAATCGTACATTCGCTCAACACAAGCTCGTGTATTTTGGCCCTGCAAAATTTCATAGCCAGGAGAGGAACTCCGATAGAAGTATTCAGCGATCGTGGAACGAATTTCGTTGGAGCGGAACGTGAGCTGCGTGATGCTTTGCGTTCCATATACCACAGTAAACTCATGGAAGAGATTGTGACACCAGACACTAAATGGACTTTCTTGCCTCCAAGCAGTCCCCACATGGGTGGAAGCTGGGAGAGATTGGTCAAATCGGTAAAGAAGGTATTGTACCAGATAAAACTTCCCAGGCTACCCACAGACGAAGTACTCAGGAACAAATTGCTAGAGATTGAGAAGACCATCAACTCACGCCCCCTCACATACATACCTGTCGAAGATGGCGAGAAAGAAGCACTAACGCCCAATCATTTTTTGTTGGGATCATCCAGCGGTTCCAAACCTCTTGTGCCGTACAACGACAGCCTCGCTACGCTAACCAATAGCTGGAGAACTTCGCAGATCTACGCCAACCTCTTTTGGAAAAGATGGCTGCAGGAGTACTTGCCATCGATAAGTCGGCGCACAAAGTGGCATTACCCGGTAAAGCCAATCCAGATTGGCGACGTAGTGATAATCACAGATCCGGATCTACCAAGGAACTCATGGCCCAAGGGACGAGTTGTAGATGTCAAACGCGGTAAAGACGGTCAAGTACGTAGCGCTACAGTGAAAACTGCAGTCAATGTGTATGAACGACCTGCGGTAAAGCTGGCAGTTTTGGACGTCGGCGCAACACTTAGTAAGCAGGACCCAGGACCCTGCGTACTGGGGGGGAATGTTACGCAATATGCGAAACGCGCCTCCGATGTACAGAAACTATCCTCGGGAATCGGCACTATCGGCAACACTGGTAAGGTTTACTAGGATCGAGATCTGTCACGTCATAATTGTAAAcaaacgaacaaaaatcattatcAAACTGAACGGACAAAACGTTGataaaaagtataagggtccatgcctagtgacacgggcgcaggcttgaagtaggactacgaatgtagagcaattcgtctcccaatcgtaacaccggacagagcatttcccaccaatttaagccgttctgcttccgcgaccaaaatttgggttttctagcttatttaatattctattatagcagcttattgtcaattgcaagtaaaattgtaccatccaaagtgcgatatcgctcataaaagtgctattttgcattaaatcgtttcggtatcttcggcgcactttttcgttatcttccaagcaataagtgcgccgaagaaaccgaaacgatttaagctaaaatagcacttttatgagcgattgcacacttattgattggacaattttccttgcaattgacaataatagatcgatgtttcgaatccaacacggtcggcgtaatttacactccacaccaaacaataaccggctgctgccgagttttaccacctttgccgtgtccagaaagggagataaaatcgtaactctcattattatttgtaactcaaacaacgcgaaaatgatgccgttcgcaaaatcaattcaactgcttcatatacttattcagtagtttttaaaagaactgattgttttttaCCAGCTGTTAGTaatacgaatcgaagaaatttactgcttggcagcagcttttttcggaccgcattctccgttaaaacttgttttggctttggagttttcgatgcctttgctatggtcttcattgacttagtaatcttgcttctcgctagcaagtttggaaggcgaacgaaccggaagcgccagttctttgtttggaccagctttctcttgttgaaaactaacttcaaagcctttttcacgaatgtgtccaactttgaaacgtcacaattgtagctggcggcgatatacttctagacggcttgcaacgaagatccgttgactcttcggtttattggcgtctcgcttagtgaatctggatgtcttcgttgccttattccggggaagtagcaacagctgaagctcaacgattttcgagcggattctatagagcgtaaattaaatacaatcaaactttgatccctttgattcaaagggaatttaatccatagctcttctcctatatatttctgtcatccgtgttagggaagcattggcgtgggaaggcaaaaatttttagcaaaaataaaattaaagcaacgtcatgagttagaagaccgcgagtcaccacatatttaacgttttatagatcaaatcagaagaaattcttcatgatttaaagaatcagcgacatttggaaatttaattaaagaaatttagtatacagaaaattttcatctcttcataaacaaattcgttcgtcctaaaaaggacgggttgtggtaaattatgtggttgaaaatccggccagcagaatggcttgaatgtttgaaacaacacctcccaggtgacaatggttaccggacagagcattttccattgattcaagctcttccgctccccgcaactatttggttctaatatagctgataatagatcgatgctccggcaaccaacgcgttcggcgcactctacaccaaacaatgatccgctgctgctgctgctgctgccgctgcgctgcgttttactagtttgtccttgccgagtccagtgagggagatacaatcgcaactctctgctgtctgttcggcaccgtaccgatgccaatgcgaaaatgatgccgttcgccggcttacttctgattatataccagagcaaacggcagcaagttgtaacaaaggcggatcaacgtagggtagagaatcatagacacgaaagaaaggcgatacaacgtacaacgaaaccgtacattgtttgaacaaaaccggtgtccggtggttccttaatgaagagctaccagtttctgcagagcaacctaatatgaagcatcgtcttcatgccaccgaaaaccagtggaaaggccgcaaagcgcgataggaaaaagaagaagaagccacgccactaggagagcaacgctattttctttcatttaatgccgacagggatggcacggcaacgg contains these protein-coding regions:
- the LOC128745745 gene encoding uncharacterized protein LOC128745745, with the protein product MNRLKTLFGNPEFIVETMVNKVELMPPPKAEKLETIVDFGVAVQNLCTTIQVCQMDERFYNVALLQELFDSLPPALKMKWAFYRKEIRAATLREFNAWLGNMVDAISQVSRPQAYTKPLKMEKKGRKEDAFVHLHSEQPPELINRRACLACAGECSSLDKCNSFLRMVPNAWWALVNEKKICRKCLTKHFRTCEIKVPCNQNGCSFLHHRLLHDDSKYQGRSSPSELLENSSCNAHHCPPDGVLLKYVRVTLHGKNRSIDTYAFLDAGSTSTLMEHSLWEELNLGGERNPLCITWTGGQGRYEGNSVKCSLDISGAQNPTKRFYLSKVHTVRKLDLPSQSMSATELTRYFQYLSGLPLESYSKVKPRILIGVDNSRLDYPLDSREGSYSQPTAVLTRLGWIIYGPCSVAKRSTTVNENAYSYHICECDALQSAVKNYFALDSLGIQLNGKTLMSNEDERAISLLQSNTVLKDKKYETCLLWRYDNVRLPESKAKARKRHNCLDKRMEREPELARVFQEKIFDYKAKGYIRELLAHEEEMQRERSWYLPIFPVFNPNKPGKLRIVWDAATKVGAVSLNTFLLKGPDLVTPLPQVLHRFREHRVAVSGDVREMFHQVLMNRDDQHCLRFFCNEGFPGKAPTVYVMQLMTFGASCSPSSAQYVKNLNAERFRTQFPEAVDAICKGTYVDDMLYSVETEEEAVRLAQNVRFIYSEGGFEIRGWLSNSKKVVESMGEHGIAAKSLDQNAELATEKVLGMWWDTISDTFTFRTPQRCRPELLSGQQVPTKREVLRILMSVYDPLGLLANVLMYLKVLLQEIWRMKIGWDEPIFDELFAKWKAWINVLNMVESVAVPRCYRTTTSSSLKTNEVQLHIFVDASEDGYAAVAYFRYEEGGVIECAFVTAKTRVAPLKYVSVPRLELQAACENGFSGLTWDVLCWLRSDHRRYSKFVGPEVGEILEKTELTEWFWVPTKLNVADEGTKWQKTPDLSPFSRWFRGPDFLQQQRSAWPAQPLDHGSTTNEMKLSINVHVARDTLIDFSKFSKWRKLIRTIALVLRFPRNIRAKHQHSQPTIGILQQMELFEAENFIYRQAQLEEFSEEMSLLLSGASIPKDSSIYKLSPFLDENGHPVTTCVVQSVHEQYHHLNHETTVVNELRQKYRIPRLRSVCYKIRQDCQACKNARASPQPPLMADLPPAMLAGYTRPFAYVGIDYFGPIQVVVGRRTEKRWGVLFTCLVVRAIHIEIVHSLNTSSCILALQNFIARRGTPIEVFSDRGTNFVGAERELRDALRSIYHSKLMEEIVTPDTKWTFLPPSSPHMGGSWERLVKSVKKVLYQIKLPRLPTDEVLRNKLLEIEKTINSRPLTYIPVEDGEKEALTPNHFLLGSSSGSKPLVPYNDSLATLTNSWRTSQIYANLFWKRWLQEYLPSISRRTKWHYPVKPIQIGDVVIITDPDLPRNSWPKGRVVDVKRGKDGQVRSATVKTAVNVYERPAVKLAVLDVGATLSKQDPGPCVLGGNVTQYAKRASDVQKLSSGIGTIGNTGKVY